In a genomic window of Cytobacillus sp. FSL H8-0458:
- the codY gene encoding GTP-sensing pleiotropic transcriptional regulator CodY, protein MDLLTKTRKINAMLQRAAGKPVNFKEMSETLSDVIEANIFVVSRRGKLLGFAVNQQIENERMKQMLEDRQFPEEYTKNLFNIQETSSNLDMESEYTAFPVENKDLFASGLTTIVPIIGGGERLGTLILARLQEQFHDDDLILAEYGATVVGMEILREKAEEIEEEARSKAVVQMAISSLSYSELEAIEHIFEELNGNEGLLVASKIADRVGITRSVIVNALRKLESAGVIESRSLGMKGTYIKVLNDKFLVELEKLKSN, encoded by the coding sequence ATGGATTTATTAACAAAAACAAGAAAAATTAATGCAATGCTTCAAAGAGCAGCCGGAAAGCCGGTTAACTTCAAAGAAATGTCAGAAACACTTAGTGATGTAATCGAAGCAAATATCTTCGTGGTAAGCCGCAGGGGCAAACTGCTTGGATTTGCAGTAAACCAGCAAATCGAAAATGAGCGCATGAAGCAAATGCTTGAAGATCGTCAGTTCCCTGAAGAATATACGAAAAATTTATTTAACATCCAGGAAACGTCTTCAAATCTGGATATGGAAAGCGAATATACTGCATTCCCAGTTGAAAACAAAGACCTTTTTGCAAGTGGTTTGACTACAATTGTTCCTATCATCGGCGGCGGTGAGCGTCTAGGCACACTTATTCTTGCCAGATTGCAGGAACAATTCCATGATGATGATTTAATTCTTGCAGAATATGGTGCTACTGTAGTTGGCATGGAAATTCTGCGTGAAAAAGCAGAAGAAATTGAAGAAGAAGCGCGCAGCAAAGCTGTAGTACAAATGGCAATCAGTTCTCTTTCTTACAGCGAGCTTGAAGCGATCGAGCATATCTTCGAAGAGCTTAACGGCAACGAAGGACTACTTGTTGCATCAAAAATTGCTGATCGTGTAGGCATTACCCGCTCAGTAATCGTAAATGCGCTAAGAAAACTGGAAAGTGCAGGAGTTATTGAGTCCCGTTCTTTAGGTATGAAAGGTACTTATATCAAAGTCCTAAATGACAAGTTCCTAGTTGAATTAGAAAAACTTAAATCAAACTAA
- the sucD gene encoding succinate--CoA ligase subunit alpha, with amino-acid sequence MSVFINKDTKVIVQGITGSTALFHTKQMLEYGTQIVGGVTPGKGGTEVEGVPVFNTVEEAVKATGANASVIYVPAPFAADAILEAVDAELDLAICITEHIPVLDMVKVKRYMEGKKTRLVGPNCPGVITPEECKIGIMPGYIHTKGHVGVVSRSGTLTYEAVHQLTQEGIGQSTAVGIGGDPVNGTNFIDVLKAFNEDPDTYAVIMIGEIGGTAEEEAAEWVKENMTKPVVGFIGGRTAPPGKRMGHAGAIISGGKGTADEKIRVMNECGIQVADTPSVMGETLIKVLKEKGLYDQCKTH; translated from the coding sequence GTGAGCGTATTTATTAATAAAGATACTAAAGTTATAGTTCAAGGGATTACTGGTTCAACAGCCCTCTTTCATACAAAGCAAATGCTTGAATACGGAACGCAAATTGTCGGCGGTGTAACTCCCGGTAAAGGCGGTACTGAAGTAGAGGGTGTTCCTGTCTTCAATACAGTGGAGGAAGCAGTTAAGGCGACAGGTGCCAATGCCTCCGTTATTTATGTTCCCGCTCCATTTGCTGCAGATGCAATTCTTGAGGCTGTAGATGCCGAATTGGATCTTGCGATTTGTATCACTGAGCATATTCCTGTATTGGATATGGTTAAAGTTAAGCGTTATATGGAAGGCAAGAAGACCCGCCTTGTAGGTCCCAACTGCCCGGGTGTTATCACTCCTGAAGAGTGTAAGATCGGCATTATGCCTGGTTACATCCACACTAAAGGCCATGTTGGAGTTGTTTCCCGTTCCGGAACATTGACTTATGAAGCTGTACACCAGCTGACACAAGAAGGAATCGGCCAATCTACTGCTGTTGGAATCGGCGGAGATCCGGTTAACGGAACAAACTTCATTGATGTATTAAAAGCATTCAATGAAGATCCTGATACTTATGCTGTCATCATGATCGGTGAAATCGGCGGAACTGCTGAAGAAGAAGCTGCAGAATGGGTTAAAGAGAACATGACTAAGCCTGTTGTAGGCTTCATCGGAGGGCGCACTGCACCTCCAGGAAAGCGTATGGGCCATGCCGGCGCAATTATTTCAGGAGGCAAAGGAACAGCTGATGAAAAAATCCGTGTAATGAATGAATGCGGAATTCAGGTAGCTGACACTCCATCCGTAATGGGTGAAACCCTGATTAAGGTCCTGAAAGAAAAAGGCCTTTATGATCAGTGTAAAACACACTAA
- the flgC gene encoding flagellar basal body rod protein FlgC, producing the protein MSMFHSMNNTASALTAQRLRMDVISSNMANADTTRSINGAGPYRRKSVVLEPKEGQFSTFLNMAMSQKRGSYAGNGVKVSRIEEDRVTPTKMVYDPSHVDANEEGYVEMPNVDPLREMTDLISATRSYEANVTVFNASKGMMMKALEIGK; encoded by the coding sequence ATGTCTATGTTTCATAGTATGAATAACACAGCATCGGCACTAACTGCCCAGAGGCTCCGTATGGATGTAATTTCTTCTAATATGGCCAATGCAGATACTACAAGAAGTATAAATGGTGCTGGACCCTACAGAAGGAAGTCAGTAGTACTGGAACCGAAAGAAGGCCAATTTTCAACTTTCTTAAATATGGCCATGAGCCAAAAAAGAGGAAGTTATGCAGGGAACGGTGTAAAGGTGTCAAGAATTGAAGAAGATCGGGTGACCCCGACTAAAATGGTTTATGATCCTTCCCATGTTGATGCTAATGAAGAAGGATATGTTGAAATGCCCAATGTGGATCCTTTAAGAGAAATGACAGATCTTATTAGTGCTACGAGATCCTATGAAGCTAATGTGACGGTTTTTAATGCCTCTAAAGGCATGATGATGAAAGCTTTGGAAATCGGCAAATAA
- the hslU gene encoding HslU--HslV peptidase ATPase subunit, whose product MGKGTSLTPRQIVERLDQYIIGQKDAKKAVAIALRNRYRRSLLEEKLREEVNPKNILMIGPTGVGKTEIARRMAKLVGAPFVKVEATKFTEVGYVGRDVESMVRDLVETSVRLVKEEKMASVKERAEESANRRILELLVPGAKKAANYKNPLEMLFGGGNDQQQDTYQTEDLNLQEKRKIVKEKLALGELENEVITVEVEEQQPSMFDMLQGSGMEQMGMNMQDALSSLMPKKRKKRKLTVREARKILTNEEAQKLIDMDEVSQEAVFRAEQSGIIFIDEIDKIASKNSGGSSADVSREGVQRDILPVVEGSTVVTKYGSVKTDHVLFIAAGAFHMAKPSDLIPELQGRFPIRVELTKLTVEDFYKILVEPDNALIKQYEALLVTEGIQIEFSDDAIRRIAQFAFEVNQNTDNIGARRLHTIMEKLLEDLSFEAPDITMEKITITPQYVEEKLGAISRNKDLSQFIL is encoded by the coding sequence ATGGGTAAAGGAACTAGTTTAACTCCACGCCAAATTGTTGAGCGCTTGGATCAATATATCATAGGTCAAAAGGATGCAAAAAAAGCAGTCGCTATTGCTCTTAGAAATCGCTATCGCCGCAGCTTGCTTGAAGAAAAATTGCGGGAAGAAGTAAATCCTAAAAATATATTGATGATCGGTCCAACTGGTGTTGGAAAAACTGAAATTGCGCGCAGAATGGCTAAATTGGTGGGTGCACCATTTGTTAAAGTGGAGGCAACCAAATTCACTGAAGTAGGATATGTGGGCAGGGATGTTGAATCCATGGTCAGGGATCTGGTGGAAACATCTGTCCGACTGGTAAAAGAAGAGAAGATGGCCAGCGTAAAGGAAAGAGCAGAAGAAAGTGCCAACCGCCGCATACTTGAACTGCTTGTACCTGGTGCCAAAAAGGCAGCTAATTATAAAAATCCACTTGAAATGCTATTTGGCGGAGGTAATGATCAGCAGCAGGATACGTATCAGACAGAAGATTTAAACCTCCAGGAAAAGCGCAAGATTGTAAAAGAAAAGCTTGCACTTGGCGAATTGGAAAATGAAGTTATTACCGTTGAAGTGGAAGAGCAGCAGCCTTCCATGTTTGACATGCTGCAGGGCTCAGGGATGGAGCAGATGGGCATGAATATGCAGGATGCCCTCAGTAGCCTAATGCCAAAGAAAAGGAAAAAAAGAAAACTGACTGTAAGGGAAGCAAGAAAGATCTTAACAAATGAAGAAGCCCAAAAGCTGATTGATATGGATGAAGTCAGCCAGGAGGCTGTATTCCGTGCTGAACAGTCAGGAATAATATTTATAGACGAAATCGATAAAATTGCCAGCAAAAACAGCGGCGGTTCATCAGCTGATGTCTCAAGAGAAGGGGTTCAAAGAGATATTCTGCCGGTTGTGGAAGGCTCAACAGTAGTAACAAAATACGGATCTGTAAAAACAGACCATGTATTGTTTATTGCTGCAGGTGCTTTCCATATGGCAAAGCCCTCTGACCTAATTCCTGAATTACAGGGGCGTTTTCCAATCCGTGTGGAGCTCACCAAGCTAACCGTTGAAGATTTCTACAAAATACTTGTGGAGCCTGATAATGCATTAATAAAACAATATGAAGCATTATTGGTAACTGAAGGTATACAAATTGAATTTTCTGACGATGCTATTCGTAGGATTGCTCAATTTGCTTTCGAAGTTAACCAAAATACAGATAATATCGGTGCAAGGCGCCTTCATACAATCATGGAAAAACTGCTCGAAGATTTATCGTTTGAAGCACCGGACATCACCATGGAAAAGATCACAATTACCCCTCAGTATGTTGAGGAGAAACTCGGAGCCATTTCCCGCAATAAGGATTTGAGCCAATTTATACTATGA
- the trmFO gene encoding FADH(2)-oxidizing methylenetetrahydrofolate--tRNA-(uracil(54)-C(5))-methyltransferase TrmFO: MKDTAVNVIGAGLAGSEAAWQLASRGIKVKLYEMRPVRQTPAHHTDKFAELVCSNSLRANTLTNAVGVLKEEMRKLNSVIIHSADSSAVPAGGALAVDRHDFAARVTEQVKNHPNVTVINEEMTDIPEGPTVIATGPLTSEALSAKLKELSGEDYLYFYDAAAPIIEKDSIDMNKVYLKSRYDKGEAAYLNCPMTEEEFDRFYEALTSAETVPLKEFEKEIFFEGCMPIEVMANRGKKTLLFGPMKPVGLEDPKTGRRPYAVVQLRQDDAAGTLYNIVGFQTHLKWGPQKEVIRLIPGLENAEIVRYGVMHRNTFINSPKVLRATYQFKNREDLFFAGQMTGVEGYVESAASGLVAGINAARLVTGEDPIEFPHETAIGSMARYITTANPKSFQPMNANFGLFPELPEKIRGKKERNEKHAERALGTIQNFMKNL, translated from the coding sequence ATGAAAGATACAGCAGTGAATGTAATTGGCGCAGGTTTGGCAGGCAGTGAGGCAGCTTGGCAGCTTGCCAGCAGGGGAATTAAGGTAAAGCTTTATGAAATGAGGCCGGTAAGGCAGACTCCTGCTCATCACACCGATAAATTTGCAGAACTAGTCTGCAGCAACTCCCTGCGTGCCAATACTTTAACAAATGCAGTCGGGGTATTAAAGGAAGAAATGCGGAAGCTCAATTCTGTTATTATCCATTCAGCTGACAGCAGTGCAGTTCCTGCCGGGGGGGCATTGGCAGTTGACCGCCATGATTTTGCAGCCCGTGTAACTGAACAAGTCAAAAACCATCCGAATGTAACGGTCATTAACGAAGAAATGACAGATATTCCGGAAGGGCCAACTGTTATCGCTACTGGACCGCTCACAAGTGAAGCTTTATCCGCAAAATTAAAAGAGCTGTCCGGGGAAGATTATTTATATTTTTATGATGCGGCTGCTCCAATTATCGAAAAAGATTCAATCGATATGAATAAAGTTTATTTGAAATCACGTTATGATAAGGGAGAAGCGGCATATCTGAATTGTCCAATGACAGAAGAAGAATTTGACCGCTTTTACGAGGCTCTTACCTCCGCGGAAACAGTTCCATTAAAGGAATTTGAAAAGGAAATCTTTTTCGAGGGTTGTATGCCAATAGAAGTGATGGCAAACAGGGGGAAGAAAACCTTGCTTTTCGGCCCGATGAAGCCTGTAGGTTTAGAAGATCCTAAAACAGGAAGAAGGCCATATGCAGTTGTCCAGCTTCGCCAGGATGATGCTGCAGGAACTCTTTATAATATAGTAGGTTTTCAGACACATCTGAAATGGGGTCCTCAAAAAGAAGTAATCCGATTGATTCCTGGTCTGGAAAATGCAGAGATAGTAAGATATGGTGTTATGCACCGGAATACATTCATCAATTCTCCAAAAGTCCTTCGTGCTACATATCAGTTCAAGAATAGGGAGGATTTATTCTTTGCAGGGCAAATGACCGGAGTTGAAGGGTATGTCGAATCTGCAGCCAGCGGACTTGTGGCAGGCATCAATGCTGCAAGGCTCGTTACAGGAGAAGATCCAATAGAGTTTCCTCATGAGACAGCGATTGGAAGCATGGCGCGTTATATCACTACAGCAAACCCGAAGAGTTTCCAGCCTATGAATGCGAATTTTGGTTTATTCCCTGAACTTCCTGAAAAAATCAGAGGGAAAAAGGAACGAAATGAAAAACATGCAGAAAGAGCACTGGGAACAATTCAGAACTTTATGAAAAATTTGTAA
- the xerC gene encoding tyrosine recombinase XerC, producing MSENVNVSLKLFIEYLQIEKNYSQYTIEHYQHDISEFFMFMSEQAISDLTKVEYQDVRIYLTDLFEKKMSRKSVARKISSLRSFFKFLLREEIVAENPFALVSIPKAQKKLPEFFYEEEMKQLFDACESSTPLGQRNKALLELLYATGIRVSECSQIRLKDLDMQLSTVLVRGKGSKERYVPFGSFAQDAIDTYINHGRKELLANGKVQENLFLNARGGPLTARGIRTILDRIIEKSSLTGTIHPHMLRHTFATHLMANGADMRTVQELLGHAFLSSTQVYTHVTNEYLKKTYMAHHPRA from the coding sequence ATGTCTGAAAATGTGAACGTTTCTTTAAAGTTGTTTATTGAATATTTACAAATCGAGAAAAATTATTCACAATATACTATTGAACATTACCAGCATGATATTAGTGAGTTCTTTATGTTCATGTCTGAACAAGCCATATCAGATTTAACAAAGGTCGAGTATCAGGATGTCAGAATATATCTTACTGATCTTTTTGAAAAAAAGATGTCACGCAAGTCTGTTGCCAGGAAAATATCAAGCCTAAGGAGCTTTTTTAAATTTTTGCTTAGAGAAGAGATAGTCGCTGAGAATCCTTTCGCACTTGTTTCCATTCCGAAAGCACAGAAAAAGCTGCCGGAATTTTTCTATGAAGAGGAAATGAAACAGCTTTTTGATGCTTGTGAATCCAGCACTCCTCTTGGGCAAAGAAACAAAGCCCTTCTTGAATTATTATATGCAACCGGCATCCGTGTAAGTGAGTGCAGTCAAATCCGCTTAAAAGACCTGGATATGCAGTTATCAACGGTTCTTGTACGGGGTAAGGGCAGCAAAGAACGGTATGTCCCTTTCGGAAGCTTCGCCCAGGATGCAATTGACACATACATAAACCATGGACGTAAAGAATTGCTTGCAAATGGGAAAGTGCAGGAAAATTTGTTTCTGAATGCCCGAGGCGGTCCTCTTACAGCAAGGGGAATCAGGACCATTCTTGACCGGATCATAGAGAAATCATCCCTAACAGGCACAATCCACCCCCATATGCTTCGCCACACATTTGCGACGCATTTAATGGCTAATGGGGCTGATATGAGAACAGTCCAGGAATTGCTTGGACACGCATTTCTATCTTCAACCCAGGTATATACACATGTTACCAATGAATACTTGAAAAAAACTTATATGGCCCATCATCCGCGGGCGTAG
- the hslV gene encoding ATP-dependent protease subunit HslV, with translation MSEFHATTIFAVHHNGECAMSGDGQVTFGNAVVMKHTARKVRKIFNGKVLAGFAGSVADAFTLFEMFEGKLEEYNGNLERAAVELAKEWRSDKVLRKLEAMLIVMNNDSLLLISGTGEVIEPDDGILAIGSGGNYALAAGRSLKRYAGEHLSAKEIAKASLEMAAEICVYTNHNIIVEEL, from the coding sequence ATGTCCGAATTTCATGCAACCACGATATTTGCTGTGCATCATAATGGAGAATGTGCAATGTCCGGCGACGGCCAGGTTACCTTTGGGAATGCAGTAGTGATGAAACACACTGCAAGAAAAGTCAGAAAGATATTCAACGGGAAGGTGCTTGCTGGATTTGCAGGCTCAGTAGCTGATGCATTTACATTATTTGAAATGTTTGAAGGAAAGCTTGAAGAGTATAATGGAAACCTTGAGAGAGCAGCTGTAGAGCTTGCAAAAGAATGGAGAAGCGATAAGGTTCTGCGCAAGCTTGAAGCAATGCTTATTGTAATGAATAATGATAGTCTGCTGCTCATCTCCGGTACAGGTGAAGTTATTGAGCCGGATGATGGAATTCTGGCTATTGGATCAGGAGGCAATTATGCTCTTGCAGCTGGACGTTCTTTAAAAAGATATGCAGGCGAACACTTATCTGCAAAAGAAATCGCCAAGGCCTCACTTGAAATGGCTGCCGAAATATGTGTATATACAAACCACAACATCATTGTGGAAGAACTCTAA
- the flgB gene encoding flagellar basal body rod protein FlgB, whose amino-acid sequence MKLFSGTISTLEQALNYSSLKQKVISQNIANADTPNYKAKDASFKAAFKNALNDSMEANKSDYRHYDFKNGSSSGRGIVTKSDTSYNHNGNSVDLDKEMADLATNQIYYNAVIERVSGKFSSLQNVLRGGK is encoded by the coding sequence TTGAAGCTGTTTTCCGGCACTATATCAACATTAGAACAAGCACTGAATTATTCATCACTTAAACAAAAAGTTATATCACAAAATATTGCAAATGCTGATACTCCAAACTATAAAGCAAAAGATGCAAGCTTTAAAGCTGCTTTCAAGAACGCTTTAAATGATTCGATGGAAGCAAACAAAAGTGATTACAGACATTACGATTTTAAAAATGGTTCATCCTCAGGGCGAGGTATAGTGACAAAATCTGATACTTCTTACAATCATAATGGCAATAGCGTTGATTTAGATAAGGAAATGGCGGATCTGGCTACAAATCAGATTTACTATAATGCAGTTATTGAACGGGTAAGCGGTAAGTTTTCCAGTCTTCAGAATGTATTGCGGGGAGGCAAATAG
- the dprA gene encoding DNA-processing protein DprA, which produces MNEFNMRLTHLHHCRGMSWKMIYYILKKDPELKFLYNDAPRRIIPQVITTQELLSNALQDLHSDRIQEQIRQYSPNGIKAITIFDEEYPILLKETYQPPWVLYARGDTRLLNSGVHLAVVGSRQATEYGEKAIQSIFPKLIEHGVIIVSGLAAGIDAIAHREAIKNKGKTIGVIAGGLFHIYPQANQKLAYELMKNHLVISEYPPDTRPSRWQFPMRNRIISGISRGTLIIQAKRKSGSLITANYAVQEGREVFAVPGNIFSPFSCGTNELIQQGAKLVKSAEEILEEFHY; this is translated from the coding sequence ATGAATGAATTTAATATGAGGCTCACCCATCTCCACCACTGCAGAGGAATGAGCTGGAAAATGATATATTACATTCTAAAAAAAGATCCCGAATTGAAATTTCTGTATAATGATGCACCCCGACGAATTATACCCCAGGTAATCACCACTCAGGAATTACTTTCCAATGCACTCCAGGATCTGCATTCTGATCGGATCCAGGAACAAATTCGCCAATACTCACCAAACGGCATTAAAGCCATTACAATTTTTGACGAAGAATATCCAATTCTGCTAAAAGAAACTTACCAGCCGCCTTGGGTTTTGTATGCCCGAGGTGATACCCGTCTTTTGAATAGCGGGGTTCATCTGGCCGTTGTTGGTTCCAGACAGGCAACAGAGTATGGCGAAAAAGCCATTCAGTCCATTTTTCCCAAGCTAATTGAACACGGGGTTATTATTGTAAGCGGGCTGGCGGCCGGGATCGATGCCATTGCGCATAGGGAAGCAATAAAAAATAAAGGAAAAACAATCGGTGTCATAGCCGGGGGCCTGTTTCATATTTATCCACAGGCAAACCAGAAGCTTGCTTATGAACTGATGAAAAATCATCTGGTTATATCTGAATATCCGCCAGACACAAGGCCCTCAAGGTGGCAGTTTCCAATGAGAAACCGAATCATAAGCGGCATTAGCAGAGGGACACTGATAATTCAGGCGAAAAGGAAAAGCGGCTCTCTTATTACAGCTAATTATGCTGTGCAAGAAGGAAGAGAAGTATTTGCAGTACCAGGGAATATTTTTAGTCCATTCTCATGCGGAACCAATGAGTTAATTCAGCAAGGCGCCAAACTGGTTAAATCTGCTGAAGAAATCTTAGAAGAGTTCCATTACTGA
- the topA gene encoding type I DNA topoisomerase, with translation MSEFLVIVESPAKAKTIERYLGKKYKVKASMGHVRDLPKSQMGIDVENNFEPKYITIRGKGPVLKELKTAAKKAKKIYLAADPDREGEAIAWHLAHSLDMDIKSDCRVVFNEITKDAIKESFKHPRPINMDLVDAQQARRMLDRLVGYNISPLLWKKVKKGLSAGRVQSVAVRLIIDREKEIKDFIPEEYWSIDGEFLKGKTAFDASFYGFKNEKVELKSESDVKNILSKMKGNKFSVESVTKKERKRNPAAPFTTSSLQQEAARKLNFRAKKTMMLAQQLYEGIELGKEGTVGLITYMRTDSTRISEIAQNEAADYIQSSYGKEFLQSEKKKEKKNSNAQDAHEAIRPTSTLRSPASLKEYLSRDQLRLYRLIWERFVASQMAPAVMDTMSVDLKNGEVIFRATGSKVKFPGFMKVYVEGTDDQSEEKDNMLPDLKEGDEVLKKDIEPKQHFTQPPPRYTEARLVKTLEEQGIGRPSTFAPTLDTIQKRGYVALDNKRFIPTELGEIVLELIMEFFPEILDIEFTAKMEKDLDYVEEGKVNWVQIIDDFYIDFEKNLKIAEKEMQEVEIKDEPAGEDCEQCGNPMVFKMGRYGKFMACSNFPDCRNTKPIVKDIGVKCPKCTEGNIIERKSKKRRIFYGCDRFPECDFISWDKPLPRSCPKCDNLLVEKKLKKGVQVQCVECDYKEEKQS, from the coding sequence ATGTCAGAGTTTCTTGTTATCGTTGAGTCACCTGCAAAGGCAAAAACGATTGAGCGTTATTTAGGAAAAAAATATAAAGTAAAAGCTTCCATGGGACATGTCAGGGATCTTCCCAAAAGCCAAATGGGCATAGATGTGGAAAACAATTTTGAACCCAAATACATAACGATTCGCGGAAAGGGCCCTGTTTTAAAGGAGCTTAAGACAGCGGCCAAAAAAGCTAAGAAAATTTATCTCGCGGCTGACCCCGACAGAGAAGGGGAAGCCATTGCCTGGCATTTGGCACATAGCCTGGATATGGATATTAAGTCGGATTGCCGTGTTGTTTTTAATGAAATTACGAAAGATGCCATTAAAGAATCCTTCAAGCATCCAAGGCCAATCAACATGGATCTCGTTGATGCACAACAGGCAAGAAGGATGCTGGACAGACTGGTCGGCTATAATATCAGCCCCTTACTATGGAAGAAAGTGAAAAAAGGATTAAGTGCCGGGAGAGTACAGTCTGTTGCAGTCCGATTGATTATCGACCGTGAAAAGGAAATTAAGGACTTTATACCAGAAGAGTACTGGTCAATTGATGGAGAGTTCCTTAAAGGAAAAACAGCCTTTGATGCATCATTTTACGGCTTTAAGAATGAAAAAGTGGAATTGAAGTCGGAAAGCGATGTTAAAAATATTTTAAGTAAAATGAAGGGCAATAAATTCAGTGTGGAATCAGTTACCAAGAAGGAAAGAAAGCGAAATCCGGCAGCCCCTTTTACTACGTCATCACTTCAGCAGGAAGCTGCAAGAAAATTAAATTTCCGTGCCAAGAAAACGATGATGCTTGCACAGCAGCTTTATGAAGGAATTGAACTCGGCAAGGAAGGAACTGTCGGTTTAATTACTTATATGAGAACCGATTCAACACGTATATCCGAAATTGCGCAAAATGAAGCTGCAGACTATATTCAAAGCTCTTACGGGAAAGAGTTCCTGCAGAGTGAAAAGAAAAAAGAAAAGAAAAACAGCAATGCCCAGGATGCCCATGAGGCAATCCGGCCGACAAGCACATTAAGGTCGCCTGCAAGTTTAAAAGAATACCTGTCGCGTGATCAGCTTCGGTTATACAGGCTTATCTGGGAACGCTTTGTTGCAAGCCAAATGGCACCAGCTGTTATGGACACCATGAGTGTTGATCTGAAAAATGGTGAAGTGATCTTCCGGGCAACCGGCTCAAAAGTGAAATTCCCAGGATTCATGAAAGTGTATGTTGAAGGCACTGATGATCAGTCGGAGGAAAAAGATAATATGCTCCCTGATTTGAAGGAAGGGGATGAGGTCCTTAAGAAAGACATCGAACCTAAACAGCACTTCACACAGCCCCCTCCAAGGTATACTGAGGCAAGGCTAGTAAAAACACTTGAAGAACAGGGCATTGGGAGGCCGTCCACCTTCGCTCCGACTCTTGACACAATTCAAAAACGCGGCTATGTTGCTCTGGATAATAAACGTTTCATTCCGACCGAACTGGGTGAAATCGTTCTTGAATTAATCATGGAATTCTTCCCTGAAATCCTTGACATTGAGTTTACTGCAAAAATGGAAAAAGACCTGGACTATGTTGAAGAGGGCAAAGTCAACTGGGTACAGATCATAGATGATTTCTATATAGACTTTGAAAAGAATCTTAAAATAGCGGAAAAGGAAATGCAGGAAGTAGAAATTAAGGATGAACCTGCCGGTGAGGATTGTGAACAATGCGGCAATCCTATGGTGTTCAAGATGGGACGCTATGGAAAGTTCATGGCCTGCAGCAATTTCCCTGACTGCCGCAATACAAAACCGATTGTCAAGGACATCGGTGTGAAATGTCCAAAGTGCACAGAAGGAAATATAATTGAAAGAAAAAGCAAAAAACGCCGGATCTTCTACGGCTGTGACAGGTTCCCTGAATGTGACTTTATTTCTTGGGATAAGCCTCTGCCGAGAAGCTGTCCAAAATGTGATAACCTACTAGTTGAGAAAAAGCTCAAAAAAGGTGTTCAGGTTCAGTGTGTTGAATGCGACTATAAGGAAGAAAAGCAAAGTTAA